In a genomic window of Clavelina lepadiformis chromosome 7, kaClaLepa1.1, whole genome shotgun sequence:
- the LOC143466237 gene encoding uncharacterized protein LOC143466237, producing the protein MTEEQGTFPSAKSEIKYLRSKILEFESTLDSLQTTLEIERKRSSDLLTDLEMEEKRNEELINATSILKQKISHAILENDECREIVELTNSELVLKIKELEEQKARYEELQREQASNKMEMWQHNPDMGGQHHGTNTVCKAVRNEEKYCPKNLTNTKSLMPGSGQQASQEMEQKMNFALCAALQQNQTEARRARQVFHDLQQSFNNLKLLLETI; encoded by the exons ATGACAGAAGAGCAAGGAACTTTCCCCTCTGCGAAAAGCGAAA TTAAGTACTTAAGGTCCAAGATTCTTGAATTTGAGTCAACTTTGGATAGTCTTCAAACAACActtgaaattgaaagaaaaagatCAAGTGATCTTCTTACTGACCTCGAGATGGAAGAGAAACGTAACGAGGAGCTGATAAATGCAACTTCAATATTAAAGCAGAAGATAAGTCATGCAATTTTAGAAAACGATGAATGCAG GGAAATCGTGGAATTGACCAACTCAGAGTTGGTTCTTAAAATCAAGGAGCTGGAAGAGCAGAAGGCGAGATACGAAGAATTGCAAAGAGAGCAGGCATCAAACAAAATGGAGATGTGGCAACACAATCCAGACATGGGTGGACAACATCATGGCACTAACACG GTCTGCAAAGCTGTCCGTAATGAAGAGAAATATTGCCCAAAAAATCTAACCAACACCAAATCTCTTATGCCGGGAAGCGG TCAACAAGCTTCTCAGGAGATGGAGCAGAAAATGAACTTCGCACTTTGTGCTGCGTTGCAGCAAAATCAGACTGAGGCTCGTAGGGCAAGACAAGTGTTTCACGATTTACAACAGTCTTTTAACAATCTAAAACTTCTCTTGG AGACAATATAG
- the LOC143466236 gene encoding uncharacterized protein LOC143466236 isoform X1: protein MAEKLEATSLLRSPKLEIQLKKIITADLSTSIKTEKQTSQSLSSVLEREREQEQVPSKPAALNHQTNKTLDNAHERIDTLRSMLKLTNAKTALAEKKLPEEKTNTDVEEKKNTEKVVQEAFSAKQQSCQQIVNPVRDSRNVFQLYQELACENLHSNADLPFELNFLQSGKLERKSSSSALQDLEKELDKALNVVDERVDRLDKGIKDTKKIEDLLDSCLKEMEQT, encoded by the exons ATGGCTGAGAAACTTGAAGCTACATCTTTATTACGAAGTCCTA AGTTAGAGATTCAATTGAAGAAGATAATCACCGCTGATCTTAGCACCTCGATTAAAACTGAAAAGCAGACATCACAAAGTCTTAGTTCAGTTCTTGAGAGAGAGCGAGAGCAAGAGCAAGTACCATCCAAGCCTGCGGCATTAAACCATCAGACGAACAAGACACTCGATAATGCTCACGAACGGATCGATACGTTGAG GTCAATGTTGAAACTGACTAATGCAAAGACGGCTCTTGCCGAAAAGAAGCTGCCAGAGGAGAAAACAAATACAGATGTGGAAGAAAAGAAGAATACGGAAAAGGTG gTGCAAGAAGCATTCAGTGCTAAGCAGCAATCTTGCCAACAGATCGTGAACCCAGTTAGAGATAGTCGTAATGTTTTCCAACTTTATCAAGAGCTGGCTTGTGAGAACCTACACTCGAATGCAGACCTTCCGTTTGAATTAAA TTTTCTTCAGTCTGGTAAGCTGGAAAgaaaatcatcatcatctgcG TTACAAGATTTAGAGAAGGAGTTGGATAAAGCATTGAATGTTGTCGATGAACGCGTGGATCGGCTGGATAAAGGTATAAAAGACACAAAGAAAATTGAAGATCTGCTGGATTCATGCTTGAAAGAAATGGAGCAAACATAA
- the LOC143466236 gene encoding uncharacterized protein LOC143466236 isoform X3 — protein MAEKLEATSLLRSPKLEIQLKKIITADLSTSIKTEKQTSQSLSSVLEREREQEQVPSKPAALNHQTNKTLDNAHERIDTLRSMLKLTNAKTALAEKKLPEEKTNTDVEEKKNTEKVIVNPVRDSRNVFQLYQELACENLHSNADLPFELNFLQSGKLERKSSSSALQDLEKELDKALNVVDERVDRLDKGIKDTKKIEDLLDSCLKEMEQT, from the exons ATGGCTGAGAAACTTGAAGCTACATCTTTATTACGAAGTCCTA AGTTAGAGATTCAATTGAAGAAGATAATCACCGCTGATCTTAGCACCTCGATTAAAACTGAAAAGCAGACATCACAAAGTCTTAGTTCAGTTCTTGAGAGAGAGCGAGAGCAAGAGCAAGTACCATCCAAGCCTGCGGCATTAAACCATCAGACGAACAAGACACTCGATAATGCTCACGAACGGATCGATACGTTGAG GTCAATGTTGAAACTGACTAATGCAAAGACGGCTCTTGCCGAAAAGAAGCTGCCAGAGGAGAAAACAAATACAGATGTGGAAGAAAAGAAGAATACGGAAAAGGTG ATCGTGAACCCAGTTAGAGATAGTCGTAATGTTTTCCAACTTTATCAAGAGCTGGCTTGTGAGAACCTACACTCGAATGCAGACCTTCCGTTTGAATTAAA TTTTCTTCAGTCTGGTAAGCTGGAAAgaaaatcatcatcatctgcG TTACAAGATTTAGAGAAGGAGTTGGATAAAGCATTGAATGTTGTCGATGAACGCGTGGATCGGCTGGATAAAGGTATAAAAGACACAAAGAAAATTGAAGATCTGCTGGATTCATGCTTGAAAGAAATGGAGCAAACATAA
- the LOC143465407 gene encoding uncharacterized protein LOC143465407 isoform X3: protein MQQQNMAELEDLTSLQNEFESLKSEVQDSERISAELRTSLETEKQRSQETLSALKQEQKRNLELTAMVELSCNEAEKLKRQIDTLRMSLRAVNKMLTITEDERKELEEQKMKEMRRKAQREELEKLVYETINVEEKPPNHRTLNAIERDCGDISQTNKELTSKQLSPECDDILSTSNSSEVNAIEAIKTVSVFPCRKKI, encoded by the exons ATGCAGCAACAAAACATGGCGGAACTGGAAGATTTGACTTCGCTGCAAAACGAGT TTGAAAGCTTGAAGTCCGAGGTTCAAGATTCGGAAAGAATTTCAGCTGAACTTCGCACATCACTTGAAACTGAGAAGCAAAGATCACAAGAGACGCTCTCTGCTCTAAAGCAAGAACAGAAACGTAACCTTGAATTGACAGCCATGGTTGAGCTGAGTTGTAATGAAGCCGAGAAACTAAAGCGACAAATTGATACGCTGAG AATGAGTTTGCGTGCGGTTAATAAGATGTTGACAATTACGGAAGACGAACGTAAAGAACTTGAAGAGcagaaaatgaaagaaatgaGAAGAAAAGCGCAGAGAGAAGAGTTGGAAAAACTG GTCTATGAAACGATAAATGTTGAAGAGAAACCTCCAAACCATCGAACCTTGAACGCAATTGAGAGAGATTGTGGCGACATTTCCCAAACTAATAAGGAGCTGACTTCTAAGCAATTATCCCCAGAATGTGACGATATTCTATCGACATCAAA TTCTTCTGAGGTAAATGCGATAGAAGCAATCAAAACTGTGAGTGTTTTTCCTTGTCGGAAAAAGATTTAG
- the LOC143465407 gene encoding uncharacterized protein LOC143465407 isoform X2, whose amino-acid sequence MQQQNMAELEDLTSLQNEFESLKSEVQDSERISAELRTSLETEKQRSQETLSALKQEQKRNLELTAMVELSCNEAEKLKRQIDTLRMSLRAVNKMLTITEDERKELEEQKMKEMRRKAQREELEKLVNPYYPNDNTVYETINVEEKPPNHRTLNAIERDCGDISQTNKELTSKQLSPECDDILSTSNSSEVNAIEAIKTVTKKHNRTD is encoded by the exons ATGCAGCAACAAAACATGGCGGAACTGGAAGATTTGACTTCGCTGCAAAACGAGT TTGAAAGCTTGAAGTCCGAGGTTCAAGATTCGGAAAGAATTTCAGCTGAACTTCGCACATCACTTGAAACTGAGAAGCAAAGATCACAAGAGACGCTCTCTGCTCTAAAGCAAGAACAGAAACGTAACCTTGAATTGACAGCCATGGTTGAGCTGAGTTGTAATGAAGCCGAGAAACTAAAGCGACAAATTGATACGCTGAG AATGAGTTTGCGTGCGGTTAATAAGATGTTGACAATTACGGAAGACGAACGTAAAGAACTTGAAGAGcagaaaatgaaagaaatgaGAAGAAAAGCGCAGAGAGAAGAGTTGGAAAAACTGGTGAACCCATATTATCCGAATGATAACACG GTCTATGAAACGATAAATGTTGAAGAGAAACCTCCAAACCATCGAACCTTGAACGCAATTGAGAGAGATTGTGGCGACATTTCCCAAACTAATAAGGAGCTGACTTCTAAGCAATTATCCCCAGAATGTGACGATATTCTATCGACATCAAA TTCTTCTGAGGTAAATGCGATAGAAGCAATCAAAACT GttacaaaaaaacataatCGAACTGATTGA
- the LOC143466031 gene encoding exodeoxyribonuclease-like codes for MLRSAVKSFLNNFRSYQLGLQAMAPGRKRNRGKGNSEPTTKKAKSNAKKTTDNEITTKDDPIVAPVSGVIENGQGDNGSSDVTAVPRETTADGRRYNLKIASWNVAGVRAWVKKDGHKWLCEESPDIICLQETKCAKKDIPKQLKDMSDYKIYWNEAKSVKGFSGVALLSKAKPMQIDYGIGVEEHDQEGRTITAEYEKFYLVTTYVPNSQRGLKRLSYRMKWNEDFLTYLKSLDAKKPVVLCGDMNVSHLEIDLANPKSNRKNAGFTQEERDGMSTLLESGFVDTYRKFYPDLIKKYTFWTYMSNARAKNVGWRLDYYIVSEKWMDNVCDNVIEPSVMGSDHCPVVLLMAIPE; via the coding sequence ATGCTAAGGAGTGCtgtaaaatcttttttgaataattttcgCAGTTATCAGTTAGGATTACAAGCAATGGCACCAGGCAGAAAAAGGAACCGTGGAAAGGGAAATAGTGAACCTACCactaaaaaagcaaaatcaaatgcaaagaaaacaacTGATAATGAGATTACAACAAAAGACGACCCTATTGTTGCCCCTGTGAGTGGGGTTATAGAAAATGGTCAGGGTGACAATGGATCAAGTGATGTTACTGCTGTGCCACGGGAAACAACAGCTGATGGTCGAAGATACAATCTTAAAATTGCATCGTGGAATGTAGCCGGTGTTCGAGCCTGGGTTAAAAAAGACGGGCACAAGTGGCTCTGTGAAGAAAGTCCTGACATAATTTGCTTGCAAGAAACTAAATGTGCTAAGAAAGATATTCCGAAGCAACTGAAAGACATGAGTGATTACAAAATTTACTGGAACGAAGCCAAATCGGTCAAAGGATTCAGTGGGGTGGCTTTGTTATCTAAAGCTAAACCCATGCAAATTGACTATGGTATCGGTGTCGAAGAACATGATCAAGAGGGGCGGACAATTACAGCTGAGTATGAAAAGTTTTATCTTGTGACCACATATGTTCCAAATTCTCAAAGAGGTTTGAAGAGACTCAGTTATCGCATGAAGTGGAATGAAGATTTCCTGACTTACTTAAAGAGTCTTGATGCCAAAAAACCTGTCGTTCTCTGTGGAGACATGAACGTTTCACATCTTGAGATAGATCTTGCCAATCCAAAATCAAACAGAAAAAATGCGGGATTTACTCAGGAAGAAAGGGATGGAATGAGCacgcttcttgaaagtgggtTCGTGGATACTTACCGCAAATTCTACCCCGACTTGATAAAAAAGTACACGTTCTGGACGTACATGAGCAATGCTCGAGCCAAGAATGTCGGTTGGAGACTCGATTATTACATTGTGTCAGAGAAATGGATGGACAATGTGTGTGATAATGTCATAGAGCCGTCAGTTATGGGAAGTGACCATTGCCCTGTTGTTCTCTTGATGGCAATACCAGAGTGA
- the LOC143466236 gene encoding uncharacterized protein LOC143466236 isoform X4, producing MAEKLEATSLLRSPKLEIQLKKIITADLSTSIKTEKQTSQSLSSVLEREREQEQVPSKPAALNHQTNKTLDNAHERIDTLRSMLKLTNAKTALAEKKLPEEKTNTDVEEKKNTEKIVNPVRDSRNVFQLYQELACENLHSNADLPFELNFLQSGKLERKSSSSALQDLEKELDKALNVVDERVDRLDKGIKDTKKIEDLLDSCLKEMEQT from the exons ATGGCTGAGAAACTTGAAGCTACATCTTTATTACGAAGTCCTA AGTTAGAGATTCAATTGAAGAAGATAATCACCGCTGATCTTAGCACCTCGATTAAAACTGAAAAGCAGACATCACAAAGTCTTAGTTCAGTTCTTGAGAGAGAGCGAGAGCAAGAGCAAGTACCATCCAAGCCTGCGGCATTAAACCATCAGACGAACAAGACACTCGATAATGCTCACGAACGGATCGATACGTTGAG GTCAATGTTGAAACTGACTAATGCAAAGACGGCTCTTGCCGAAAAGAAGCTGCCAGAGGAGAAAACAAATACAGATGTGGAAGAAAAGAAGAATACGGAAAAG ATCGTGAACCCAGTTAGAGATAGTCGTAATGTTTTCCAACTTTATCAAGAGCTGGCTTGTGAGAACCTACACTCGAATGCAGACCTTCCGTTTGAATTAAA TTTTCTTCAGTCTGGTAAGCTGGAAAgaaaatcatcatcatctgcG TTACAAGATTTAGAGAAGGAGTTGGATAAAGCATTGAATGTTGTCGATGAACGCGTGGATCGGCTGGATAAAGGTATAAAAGACACAAAGAAAATTGAAGATCTGCTGGATTCATGCTTGAAAGAAATGGAGCAAACATAA
- the LOC143465481 gene encoding uncharacterized protein LOC143465481, with product MAEVPNSEGPDYVTALQNDLQNLGAKLHQEYDVSSVLRISLRTQTARANSLLTTLQEEGENSRKLVANIEALEKEKRNMNEEINKLRLELEETQGTLMQDSMTLEREKLFTQTFVSDHLDKFKKLKLDFEEIQETYHTEEEELRIRQTEINRLNGELRRQNITIKDLKAVAIAEQKANSKYRASSELRQTRARLMEEVLNILKTKFADLELILEKM from the exons ATGGCAGAAGTACCCAATTCTGAAGGACCTGATTATGTAACTGCACTGCAAAATGACC TTCAGAACTTGGGGGCCAAGCTTCATCAGGAATACGACGTCTCATCTGTGCTTCGTATATCGTTGAGAACTCAAACGGCGAGAGCAAACAGCCTACTTACAACTCTTCAAGAGGAAGGAGAAAACAGCCGGAAACTTGTAGCTAATATTGAGGCGTTAGAAAAGGAGAAGAGGAATATGAATGAAGAAATCAATAAACTGAG GCTCGAGTTAGAGGAAACCCAAGGAACGTTGATGCAGGATTCCATGACGCTTGAACGAGAGAAGTTGTTTACACAGACATTCGTAAGCGATCATTTGGACAAGTTCAAGAAACTCAAGCTAGATTTCGAGGAA ATTCAAGAAACATACCACACTGAAGAAGAAGAATTGAGAATCCGACAGACGGAGATAAATCGGCTTAATGGAGAACTGCGTCGGCAAAACATAAC AATTAAGGACTTGAAAGCTGTTGCGATCGCAGAGCAAAAGGCAAACTCCAAATATCGTGCTTCATCAGAACTAAGGCAGACTCGAGCTCGTCTGATGGAAGAAGTACTAAACATTCTAAAGACTAAATTTGCGGATTTGGAACTTATTTTGG aaaaaatgTAG
- the LOC143465463 gene encoding uncharacterized protein LOC143465463, protein MTEEQGTFPSAKSEIEYLRSKILEFETTLDSLQTTLEIERKRSDDLFTDLEMVEKRNEELINTTSILKQKISHANLENDKYWSILEVTNSELILKVKELEEQKARYEELQGEQASDEMEMWQHHPAMGGQQYGTNTVCKTVRNEEKYCPGNLTETKSLMPGSGREKDEASQKMEQKNNSELSAALHQKQTEARRARQVFHDLQQSFNNLKLLLETI, encoded by the exons ATGACAGAAGAGCAAGGAACTTTCCCCTCTGCGAAAAGCGAAA TTGAGTACTTAAGGTCGAAGATTCTTGAATTTGAAACAACCTTGGATAGTCTTCAAACAACActtgaaattgaaagaaaaagatCAGACGATCTTTTTACTGACCTTGAGATGGTAGAGAAACGTAACGAGGAGCTGATAAATACGACTTCAATATTAAAGCAGAAGATAAGTCATGCAAATTTAGAAAACGATAAATACTG GTCAATCTTGGAAGTGACCAACTCAGAGTTGATTCTTAAAGTCAAGGAGCTGGAAGAGCAGAAGGCGAGATACGAAGAATTGCAAGGAGAGCAGGCATCAGACGAGATGGAGATGTGGCAACACCATCCAGCCATGGGTGGACAGCAATATGGCACTAACACG GTCTGCAAAACTGTCCGTAATGAAGAGAAATATTGCCCAGGAAATCTAACCGAAACCAAATCTCTTATGCCGGGAAGCGG ACGTGAAAAAGATGAAGCTTCTCAAAAGATGGAGCAGAAAAACAACTCTGAACTTAGTGCTGCGCTGCATCAAAAGCAGACTGAGGCTCGTAGGGCAAGACAAGTTTTTCACGATTTACAACAGTCTTTTAACAATCTGAAACTTCTTTTGG AGACAATATAA
- the LOC143466236 gene encoding uncharacterized protein LOC143466236 isoform X2: MAEKLEATSLLRSPKLEIQLKKIITADLSTSIKTEKQTSQSLSSVLEREREQEQVPSKPAALNHQTNKTLDNAHERIDTLRSMLKLTNAKTALAEKKLPEEKTNTDVEEKKNTEKVQEAFSAKQQSCQQIVNPVRDSRNVFQLYQELACENLHSNADLPFELNFLQSGKLERKSSSSALQDLEKELDKALNVVDERVDRLDKGIKDTKKIEDLLDSCLKEMEQT, from the exons ATGGCTGAGAAACTTGAAGCTACATCTTTATTACGAAGTCCTA AGTTAGAGATTCAATTGAAGAAGATAATCACCGCTGATCTTAGCACCTCGATTAAAACTGAAAAGCAGACATCACAAAGTCTTAGTTCAGTTCTTGAGAGAGAGCGAGAGCAAGAGCAAGTACCATCCAAGCCTGCGGCATTAAACCATCAGACGAACAAGACACTCGATAATGCTCACGAACGGATCGATACGTTGAG GTCAATGTTGAAACTGACTAATGCAAAGACGGCTCTTGCCGAAAAGAAGCTGCCAGAGGAGAAAACAAATACAGATGTGGAAGAAAAGAAGAATACGGAAAAG gTGCAAGAAGCATTCAGTGCTAAGCAGCAATCTTGCCAACAGATCGTGAACCCAGTTAGAGATAGTCGTAATGTTTTCCAACTTTATCAAGAGCTGGCTTGTGAGAACCTACACTCGAATGCAGACCTTCCGTTTGAATTAAA TTTTCTTCAGTCTGGTAAGCTGGAAAgaaaatcatcatcatctgcG TTACAAGATTTAGAGAAGGAGTTGGATAAAGCATTGAATGTTGTCGATGAACGCGTGGATCGGCTGGATAAAGGTATAAAAGACACAAAGAAAATTGAAGATCTGCTGGATTCATGCTTGAAAGAAATGGAGCAAACATAA
- the LOC143465407 gene encoding uncharacterized protein LOC143465407 isoform X1 — protein MQQQNMAELEDLTSLQNEFESLKSEVQDSERISAELRTSLETEKQRSQETLSALKQEQKRNLELTAMVELSCNEAEKLKRQIDTLRMSLRAVNKMLTITEDERKELEEQKMKEMRRKAQREELEKLVNPYYPNDNTVYETINVEEKPPNHRTLNAIERDCGDISQTNKELTSKQLSPECDDILSTSNSSEVNAIEAIKTVSVFPCRKKI, from the exons ATGCAGCAACAAAACATGGCGGAACTGGAAGATTTGACTTCGCTGCAAAACGAGT TTGAAAGCTTGAAGTCCGAGGTTCAAGATTCGGAAAGAATTTCAGCTGAACTTCGCACATCACTTGAAACTGAGAAGCAAAGATCACAAGAGACGCTCTCTGCTCTAAAGCAAGAACAGAAACGTAACCTTGAATTGACAGCCATGGTTGAGCTGAGTTGTAATGAAGCCGAGAAACTAAAGCGACAAATTGATACGCTGAG AATGAGTTTGCGTGCGGTTAATAAGATGTTGACAATTACGGAAGACGAACGTAAAGAACTTGAAGAGcagaaaatgaaagaaatgaGAAGAAAAGCGCAGAGAGAAGAGTTGGAAAAACTGGTGAACCCATATTATCCGAATGATAACACG GTCTATGAAACGATAAATGTTGAAGAGAAACCTCCAAACCATCGAACCTTGAACGCAATTGAGAGAGATTGTGGCGACATTTCCCAAACTAATAAGGAGCTGACTTCTAAGCAATTATCCCCAGAATGTGACGATATTCTATCGACATCAAA TTCTTCTGAGGTAAATGCGATAGAAGCAATCAAAACTGTGAGTGTTTTTCCTTGTCGGAAAAAGATTTAG